Below is a window of Anaerobacillus alkaliphilus DNA.
CTAATATAGTAAAAACATTGTAATAAAAATAAAAGGCTCTTTTCGTAAACATTGTAGCTTTTTTTACAATAAAATAATCGGATAAATACCCTAGATGAAGATATCAGCCAATAAGCTATATAAGAAAAGAGCAATACTTACTAACTTAGTTGTGAATTCTTAGTATTTTGTGTAAAAATCCGGCTTTTGGGATTTTTACGAAAGCAACAAACTTTGCGAAAACAACCAAATAAAAAAACCTTCTCTGTCCACAATAGGGACGAGAAGGTTAACCCGCGGTACCACCCTGATAAACAGACGAATGCTGTTCACTTGAAATTCGTAACGTGAATGACTCGTCACAGCCTACTCGAAGTCTTCGGTGTGAAGCTCATGGGTGATTTTCCTTTTTATGACTATATCGGGCTTTCACCATCCCCGACTCGCTAAGCTAGCTTAGTAAAAAGTACTGTCCCAATCCATGCCTGTTTGATCCATTTAATTAATAAAGGTATTATATGCAAAAATAGTATCTACGTCAAGAAATGGCCAAAATTTTAACCTTCTCTTACATACTCATTTCTTTCTTCTCGAGACTTACTTAAATCTTCCCAGTCGTCAGTACCGAGCATCTCAAGTTGAGCTTCTATTAACATTTTAAATCTCATTTTATAGACAGAAGCTTGCTTTTTTAACTCTTCAATTTCTAAGGCAATCTTTCTTGATTTTGACAAAGAATCGTTGATAATACGATCTGCATTCTTTTCGGCTTCCTTAATAATTAACTGAGCTTCTTTCTGTGCATTTCTTTTTACTTCTTCTGCTGTTTCTTGAGCGATCAGTATAGATTTATTAAGAGTAGATTCAATATTGGCAAAATGAGCCAATCGTTCATCTAAATCTACAACCTTTTCAGCAAGTTCTTTTTTTTCACGAAGGACGATCTCATAATCTTTAATTACTTGATCTAAAAACTCATTTACTTCATCTTCATCATAACCACGAAAACCCCTGTTGAATTCCTTGTTATGAATGTCTAATGGTGTTAAGGGCATATTGCCACCTCCAAATTTATTCGCAAATAATAGATAGAGAAACCAGATTATTAGTTATTTCGACATAAATAGTAAAATTCCTGCAAATATTATCAGCTATTTTCGCAAACCAATATCAAGACGCCATTTATCTTTTTTCGTTTTACCTTGTACAGTAATTAGTTTACTTCTTCCTAACCCTCTTACCGAGATGTGATCACCAGCTTGAAGTTGGAACGAAGGTTGTTCAACTAACTTCCAGTTGATTTTCACTTTTTTCGATTCGATATATGGCATAATTTTTGACCTAGATACCTGATAAATTTCCGAAAGAATAACATCCAAGCGAAGGGAACTTGCTGTAATAACCTTTTCTAACCATTCTTCTTTTTGTAACATCAATGTATTGAGAGAAACTTGTTCTAAACGAACCTGAGCCCTACCAATACTTTGAAGATTCGCTTCAACATAACTACCTATTTCAGAAGCAACAATAATTTGTATTAGTTCTTCTTCTAGTAAGATGTCACCAAATTTTTCTCTTTTCAATCCCAAACCCATCATAGACCCTAGCAAATCTCGATGAGACAAATTTACAAACTTATGGGGATAATGAACCCTATAAGCCGAGAGTTGGTAGTCATCTATTGTGGCGTCAAGATAAGGAGGGTGCAAAAATGCCCGTTTACGCTCAGCATTCTCATTTCCACCATATAAGGAAAAAACAACATCTGGATCTTGTCCAATAATTGACGTTAAGATTTGCTGTTCCCGAGGATCTAAAAAATCTGTCAACTTATGTAAAAAACGTCCTTTTACTCCTTCTTTCCATTCCATTACTTGATCGACAAAAGGACGCTCTTCTTTACGAAAATGATCATACACACTCATGGTTGTAAATACCTATCTTAAAACATCGAGAAAATTGCTGTAACTCCGTTTGTTGCGAAACGTAAAGCAAGAATAGCAACAATAGGAGAAATGTCAATCATTCCAAGAGGAGGTATAATTTTTCGAAACGGAGCCAAGTACGGTTCAACCAGTGAAGCAATGAATTGTCCAATAGAAGATTCTCTTGCATTAGGAAACCATGACATCAGAATATACGCAATGACAACATATGAATACAAAAATAATAATTGATTGATGAGATTACCAATCATAGCCATAATTTAAACACCTACTTTTCAAATATTTATTCAGAAGAAAGGAAATCTGATATTGAACCTGTTACGTCAACATTATCAGGAGTACAAAGGAAAATATTAGCCCCCAGCTTTTGAATGTCCCCACCTATAGCATACACTGTTCCACTCAAAAAATCGACGATTCGTTTTGCTTGGTCATGGCTAATGCGTTGCAAATTAATAACAACCGCTTTTCGATTTTTCAGGTGATCAGCAATATCCTGAACCTCATCATAAGTTCTAGGTTCAATCAACATGACTTTTGCCGCTTTTTGTACACTTTGTAAACTCACAACATTCGTTTTATCACTTCGTTTTTCTTGATTTCTTATCACGTATTGTTCATCTATTTCTTGATTTTCAGTTCTAGCTGTTTGTGTATCAGTTTGTTCATCTTCTAGTTCAAAGAAACGCTTAAATTTCATTTTCAAGCTCATTTCTACTCTCTCCCTTAGTGAATTGTGAATTGTCAATTGTGAATTTTGAATGTTTAAGAGAAAGCTTCAGGGCAAGTCTAGCTATAATTCATAATTCATAATTCATAATTCATAATTTTATTTATTCCCCAACCAATGAAGTGCCTAACCTAATAAAGGTTGCTCCTTCTTCGATTGCAATTTGAAAGTCATTTGACATCCCCATGGAAAGCTCTTTACAAGGAGCATATGGCAAGTTCAATGCTTGTACGTTTTGTTGAAGCTCTTTTAATTTCTTAAAGAATGGTCTAGTTGCTTCAGGGTCTTCAAATGGAGCCATCGTCATCAAGCCAACTACTTCAATTAACGGATACTTATCTAGTTCTTTAACAAACGAAAATAATTCTTCAGGATCTAGCCCATGCTTCGATGTTTCACCAGAAACGTTTACTTGGACGAAACACTTCGTTTTTTTACTAGCACGTTTCTGAATTTCACTTGCTAAGCTTAATCGGTCTAACGAATGAATGTAATCAAATTTATCGATGATTTCCTTCACTTTTCTAGTTTGAAGTGAACCTATGAAATGCCATGTTCCTTTTCCATTTAAATTATGCCATTTTTTCAGGCCTTCTT
It encodes the following:
- a CDS encoding DivIVA domain-containing protein; the encoded protein is MPLTPLDIHNKEFNRGFRGYDEDEVNEFLDQVIKDYEIVLREKKELAEKVVDLDERLAHFANIESTLNKSILIAQETAEEVKRNAQKEAQLIIKEAEKNADRIINDSLSKSRKIALEIEELKKQASVYKMRFKMLIEAQLEMLGTDDWEDLSKSREERNEYVREG
- a CDS encoding RNA-binding protein, with protein sequence MSVYDHFRKEERPFVDQVMEWKEGVKGRFLHKLTDFLDPREQQILTSIIGQDPDVVFSLYGGNENAERKRAFLHPPYLDATIDDYQLSAYRVHYPHKFVNLSHRDLLGSMMGLGLKREKFGDILLEEELIQIIVASEIGSYVEANLQSIGRAQVRLEQVSLNTLMLQKEEWLEKVITASSLRLDVILSEIYQVSRSKIMPYIESKKVKINWKLVEQPSFQLQAGDHISVRGLGRSKLITVQGKTKKDKWRLDIGLRK
- a CDS encoding YggT family protein, which encodes MAMIGNLINQLLFLYSYVVIAYILMSWFPNARESSIGQFIASLVEPYLAPFRKIIPPLGMIDISPIVAILALRFATNGVTAIFSMF
- a CDS encoding YggS family pyridoxal phosphate-dependent enzyme; amino-acid sequence: MTVKQNFAQIHQEIQEACERVGRDITNVNVIAVTKYVSDERAQEALDAGIHHIGENRAEEGLKKWHNLNGKGTWHFIGSLQTRKVKEIIDKFDYIHSLDRLSLASEIQKRASKKTKCFVQVNVSGETSKHGLDPEELFSFVKELDKYPLIEVVGLMTMAPFEDPEATRPFFKKLKELQQNVQALNLPYAPCKELSMGMSNDFQIAIEEGATFIRLGTSLVGE